The genomic segment ATGTCACAAGAATCAGGTAGCGCTTTAATCTACTCTTCCGATCCAGGCACCCTTGTCGACGGGCAGATTTTAGCGCTGGGGGCAGCGGAGAAAACCTATGCAGTCAATCATTTTGACCCAAGCAAGGAAGACAGCAACTTTTCATACACACCGGGCCGCGTTGTTAAAAATGTGTTCAACAAATATCAGAGCAATGAGTTTCAAGTTGCCTGCTATTACACGGATTGGTCGCAGTATGATTCTCGCTATGAAACAAGCAGCGATTTTAAAGAAGGTGGTCGTGGCATAGATCTGATGCGCTTACAAGATGTCGGCCCTTTTGACAAAATCATTATTGGTTTTGCCGGCATTATTGGTGACACTGGCGAAAAAGCGGAAAAAATTAATGCCGCTGCGCAAGATTTCGGTATTGCCAGCAGCGAAGCCGACCTGCCTAATCAAAAAGGCAGGGCCACCTTTACCGATGCCTGGGGCGATGTACTGTCTTATATTAATTGTGGCTTTAATGGCTGGATTAGTAATGATCCAGTCCCATTCTTTAATCCAGCCAAAGCGCAAGGTGTACTGGGTGGCTTAGTCCAGCTCAAGCAAAGCAAGCCCGATTTGCGCGTATCGCTCAGCCTAGGTGGCTGGACTATGAGTCAGGCATTTCACTTTATCGCGGCAGATCCTAAATTGCGCGCGCGCCTGGTACAGAGCCTGAAGCATATCGTCGACACCTTCCCGATATTTACCGATCTGGATCTTGATTGGGAATTTCCGGGCTGCACAGGCAATGGCAATAGCTATGGCCCGGAAGATGCGCCCAATTTTGCCCAATTGGTCCGCGAACTTAAAATGGCGATGCCCGACATTCATATCAGCATTGCCGTGAATGCTGAGCCTGAAAAAATGCAGCACGCCAATATTCCTGAACTAATTGCCGCTGGGGTAGAAGGGCTAAATATGATGAGCTATGACTTCTTTGGCTCCCCGTGGGCCGAGGGCTTAGGTCATCAGGCAAACCTGCAAAGCGACACCCCCAGCCAGAACTCAGCCGCACGCGCGGTCGAATACTTGCTGGGCTTAGGCGTTAATCCCAAGAAAATTTTCCTAGGTTATGCCGCCTATACCCGCAATGCCAAAGGGGCCGGGATCACATCGGTATCGCCACTGCAGGGCAATTACGATAATCAAAGCAAAAACAGTACGGTTGGCAGCTTTGAATCTGGCTCCACTGAATGGCCGGACATTGTGCGCAACTATATCGACTTTGAGCAGCAAAGTGGCCGCAATGGTTTTCAGCTGTATACCGACACAATTGCTGATGCAGATTTCCTCTTTAACAGCAGCAGTCAGGTGTTTATGTCACTGGATACGCCACGGTCAGTCCGGGCCAAAGCGCAGTATGTGAAAGAGAAAGGTCTGGGTGGCCTCTTTGTATGGACCGGCGATGGCGATAATGGTCTGCTGACCAATGCCGCCCGTGAAGGACTGGGCTGCAAAGTACAGCAACAAATCATCGACATGACTTCATTCTACTTCTCTGGCATTACCCAAAAATAGATATCGCTGGCCATATCAAATAAACCGCCCGGCTATTCACACGACCTCTGGCGGTTTATTTATTGCAAAAACATACTGGCCCTTTTTTTGCACTCCTTTTTGTGATCCGGCTGCTTCGTTTTTTTTAATGAAACATAAACCCAAGCGCTGTTCTCCCCAAGACACCAGTGGTTTAAGATCTTTGCTGCGTAAAATATGAAATTAAACAGACAGGATTGCCCCCCATGCCCACCCTCTACATCATCCACGGCTATGATGCCGCGCCTTCCAACCACTGGTTTCCTTGGCTGCAAGATCAGCTGGCAACGCTTGGTGTGGCTTGCCATATTTTGGCGCTGCCAAACTCCAGCCAGCCTAATTTAAACGCTTGGCTGACTAAAATTGAGCAAAGTGTGGCGGTGCATGATGAGGATGTTTATTTTGTGGGGCATAGTCTGGGCTGCATTACGGTGCTGCGGCATTTAGAGCGGATGGATCAAACCATTGGCGGCGTGGTGCTAGTGGCGGGGTTTGCCGGTGCCGTGCCGCTTTTGCCCCAGCTGGATGAGTTTACGGCGCAGCCTTTAAATACTGCGCACTTACGCCAGCTGATTAAGCAGCGCTCTGTGATTGCCGCAGATAATGATGCCACTATTCCTTTCGCCCTCACCGAATCGCTAAGCCAGCAATTGGATGCGCAGTTTTTAATCGTAAAAAATGGCGGACATTTTTTGCTGGGCGAGGGTTTTGATACCCTGCCCGTGGTGCTAGATGAATTACGCCGGATGTTTGAGCTGGCCCGGCTTAAATCCCCTACTCATCCCTAATGCCGTTCACTTAAGTGGTTTTGATCTTAGCCCCCCCCTTTATTAAAGGGGGGAACTCAAGCAAAACGGCTTAAGTGAACGGCATTACCCCTCAGCCCCCCCCTTTTTGCAAAGGGGAAGGCTAAGCACGCCTCAAGAGTACCCCATCATCCACACTGACAAACTACTGGCGATTTAAGGCAACTTCACCCGCATCAGTTTACTTTTACTCTTTTTAGATTGAGTTGTCGGATTACTGGCTTCTCCGAATAAAAATGAATAATCGCTGGCAAGCGTTTGCTTTTGCCCTGCTACAGTCGCCCCCGTGTGGCAACTCAGACAATTGATATCTTGGTGGTAGGTTTCCAATACCGTATTCGCCACTGGCTGTTGGGCGACGGGGGGCTGGGCATTGCCATCAGGCAACGGCGAAGTTGCACCGGGGTAGATGGGGGTATTGCTATTGGGCCACAGCACATTCACGAGCTGATAATTCAGAAATACCGAATTAGGATTAGCCGCTTTAATTGTGGCCCAGGTGTTGGTATTCAGGGCGGCGATATTATTGGCGGTGGTATTGCTGATCGGCGTAGTACGCACCACTTGTACCGGCGCGTTGTATGGGTCTGTCCCCAGCACCGGCATTTTATTTTGCACACATTTGTAGTAATCAGTCGCCGGATCACAGCTCAGGTTGTAATAGGTATACCAAGGCAGAGGTGGCGCGCTTAGCTCATTTTTGCTGGGCGCATTATAAACATGCTCAAAGGTGCTCCACATAAACTGCTGGGCATTGGGTGTTTTGCGAATAATATGCAAAGCCACCAGCCCCACCGTCACCTGCTTGGGCGGAGTACTGCCGCCACCCGTGATCGGATAACTCACCCACGCTTTGGATGTTTTAAACATCGGCCACAGCGTGGGATCATCCAGCTCTATCCATGCCGCCTTGATTTCAATCGCCCCCACCGAGCTATAAGAGACAAACGTTCCTGGGCCATCGGGCAGATTCAGCCCCTGTGTGGTGGCAAATGGGGGCTGCTTGCTGGCGATATACAGCTGATTCTGATTGATATAGTTGTATTCATCCTGATTAAGCCGCTTTTCAAACAGGGTGACATAGTTATTCATTTTGGGCTGAGCGGTGAGCCACGCGCCATTCGTGCCCGCCTCTGCAATGTCTTTTAATGCCGCCGGCGAGGTACCCGTAAATTTAGACGTGTGATAAAGGCTCTTGATACCCAGCGCCGAGGTGGCTTTGAGGGTTTTACTTTTCATTAAAGCGCGCATCGCCAGAGGGATAGCCTGCTTACTAGACCAAGGCAAAGGAGGCGCGCCATTAGGGCGAAACACTTCAGATGATTCTTTATAACTTTCCCACACCACCGGGTTGAGCGAGCCCGCCACCCCGAAAGAGGAAGCAGGCACGCTGGTATCAGGCTGCCCCGGTGCATTGGGGTCAGCCGCCCAGTTAAGGGTAATAAACTGCTGCCATGCCAGATTATTAAATGCGTTTTGATTGGTGCCCAGCGAATCGCAAGGAATAACCGGCTGCAACACCGGCACGCCAGCCCACGTTGGGCAAGCGGCCTGCACCGGGCTGCAAGCCAGCAAAAAACCCACCGAACCACCAAGATAAGCAAACACCCGCAAACGATTCAATACACGCATGGCAAGCCCCTTTAATCCATCACGATCACGCCGGAATAATATTCAGCAACGCGGACATTGGCGCTTGCACCTCGTCCCCATAATTAGTCAGCGTCAAGCCACGTAAACCCAGCTCAGCATTTGCGCCCACACTGACTTTTAAATTAAGTGAAGCGCATTGAGATGGATAAGAATTACCTGGCACAGCGTAATTGACGTTGTCGTTAAAATTGCTGACCACAACCGTGATATCCGGCCCAAAATCCACCGTTGGCAACTGCCCCTGTGGCCCAAGCTGCGTGGTGGTGCAGGTCAGCACCATGGGGATATTGCTTTGCCCAAGCCGGACAATCGGTGCAATCAGGGTGGAATTACTGGCCAGTGAAATTGGCGTATTCATGGGATTGCTAACTTCGGTATTAAAGTAAGCATTCCAAATAGCCGAGTGAAACAGCTGTAAGGGCTGGGCGTAATCTGGCGGCACAGGGTTTGCAGGCGGGGTAACGCCCGTTGGAGGAGGTAAAACGCAGGCTTCATTGGCAGGTGCTGCCGAAACCTGAATCGGGCGCGCCCACAGACCAATCGACATTTGCTGAGTGACCTGCCCGCCCCACTGAATCGGCTCACCCGCTGCATCAGTGATATCGCCAATCGTAAACGACACGCCTGCATCCACCCAGGATTGCGGCAATTGAAACACCGCATGCAGTACAAAATTACCGCCATTTTGCGGCGATGCCGCTGTCGCCCCGAACAACATGCCGGTCACCGGATCAGTTAATTCAGCCGAGCCACGCACAATTTGCCAGCAATCCTGAGCCGATGCGCCCGCTGGTAGTTTTGGGTCTGCTGGTAAGGTAAAGCCGCTTAAGTCAGGCACCTGAATATATAAACCGGTTGGATTAGCAAGTGCCGCCTTGCAGGGAAAACCAGTAAGCTGCCCGCCAATGGCTTGATTCACCGATTGCCCGATATGCGGATCGCTATTGCGATAAGCCTGCCCGTATTGCGCGCAGCAAATCAGCGTTTGCGGCACGCTATTGCCACACGCACGCTGAATTGTCGCGCCACCCGCCAGCGCCATTTCGGTTTGCAGGGTATTGGGGGTACTGGTCAGGTGCATCGCACCGCCATAATTGCTGCCACTTCCCCGCACGGCCACGGGGCCGCTATTCCATTTATTCAGCGGGTTATAAGCTGGGCGTCCTGTTGAAGGATCTGTCACCACGGCTTTTGTTACCGGATCAAGCAAATACAAATCACTGACTGGTACAACCACCTGAGCCGAGGCTGGCGCGCCAAAACTAAGGGTGGATGAATACACATCGGCTACTTTTTGCGGATCAATCATCCACAATGTGTTCCAGTATTCCGGGTTTTCGCAGGTCATATCAATGCGGGTGATTTTATTGCTTTGCGGATCACGCACCACGCTCCATTCGCAATACTCATCCTGCCAGCCGCGCGGGCCATAGGGGCCGTACATATGCAGCTCGCTATTCCATGTGGCCTGCGGGCAAAGCTGGGTGGGGATATTTTGGAAAGCGGGTACTGGCACTTCTGTTGTGCCAAATTGATCAGCTATCGCAAACAGCTGCTTGGCAGAATAATTGTAAGGATTGGCAGGGTAAGCACCCTTGCCCAGATATTGGCTCAGGCGATTAGGAAAAGCCGTCCAGTGAATTAAAGCCGCCGTTGCGGTGCTGGGAATAGTAGTGAAATTTGTATCAAAGTAAGAAGTCTGATTGCTGGCATAGAGCAGATTCCACGGGTCGCCCATGATGGCCTGCGCGGTAAAGCCACTGATATTGGTATTCCATTGCAGGCAAACTGCATCGTTTTGTGCCGAATTAACCGGGAAATCATTAATAAATGCGGGGGTATTAAACACCACTTTCTGATAAGAATCACATTGTGGTGCGCTGCCATACCAGGGCTGGCCGGAGAAGAACGCAGCATCCCCAGGGCTGAAACTGCGGCCGTTGGTCAGAACCATATTCTGGCGGCAGTAAAAAAAGAAGCTGATTTCAGCATTTTGCGCTGCATAAGCCTGTGCGGCTTCCACGCTGCCACATGCTTTAGTACCAATCCAGTTGGCCCAGTTAGCTTCTTGATACTGAGCGACATTATTCGTTTTGACCCATGTGTTTTGCATCTTTTGCTCCAATTAAACAGACCAACAAGGGATGCCTTTCTCTTTCGCCTGATAAGAGAGAGCATGAAGGTGCTCCGCACCCAAACCAAACTGCTTCACCGTACCGTCAGCACTAAACATCACCCAGCCCATCCTGCCCAAGGCAATACCCAGCCAGACAAGTGAAACCAATATAGGTTGAGCCCCTTATTACGCCATGGAATATTTAATTATAAGAAAGAATAAAAAAATAAATTTGTAAGCATATCAACAGCACACGCAAGGATAAAAATGAGATTAACAATTAATCTTACAAAAAATGAATGCAAAAAAGCCCCGCCAGTACGATGTACGGCGGGGCTTTAATTGGGCAAAAATTCAGCTTAAATATGGGCAGCCTTATAAATACTCAGCAAATCATTCACATTCAACGAGGCCCCGCCGACTAATCCACCGTCAATATCAGGCATGGCAAACAACGATGCGGCGTTGTCGGCCTTGACACTACCGCCGTATAAAATAGTGACCGATTCGGCCCATGCGGATGAAAACAGCGCCAGCTGTCGGCGTAAGAATGCATGTACGTCCTGCGCCATTTCTGGCGTAGCGGCAAGGCCGGTACCAATCGCCCAGACGGGTTCGTAAGCAAGAACAAACATGGCATTTTTTTTCATCAGCTGCAAAATGGC from the Iodobacter fluviatilis genome contains:
- a CDS encoding glycosyl hydrolase family 18 protein, which codes for METTTAKNTTEMSQESGSALIYSSDPGTLVDGQILALGAAEKTYAVNHFDPSKEDSNFSYTPGRVVKNVFNKYQSNEFQVACYYTDWSQYDSRYETSSDFKEGGRGIDLMRLQDVGPFDKIIIGFAGIIGDTGEKAEKINAAAQDFGIASSEADLPNQKGRATFTDAWGDVLSYINCGFNGWISNDPVPFFNPAKAQGVLGGLVQLKQSKPDLRVSLSLGGWTMSQAFHFIAADPKLRARLVQSLKHIVDTFPIFTDLDLDWEFPGCTGNGNSYGPEDAPNFAQLVRELKMAMPDIHISIAVNAEPEKMQHANIPELIAAGVEGLNMMSYDFFGSPWAEGLGHQANLQSDTPSQNSAARAVEYLLGLGVNPKKIFLGYAAYTRNAKGAGITSVSPLQGNYDNQSKNSTVGSFESGSTEWPDIVRNYIDFEQQSGRNGFQLYTDTIADADFLFNSSSQVFMSLDTPRSVRAKAQYVKEKGLGGLFVWTGDGDNGLLTNAAREGLGCKVQQQIIDMTSFYFSGITQK
- a CDS encoding RBBP9/YdeN family alpha/beta hydrolase, producing MPTLYIIHGYDAAPSNHWFPWLQDQLATLGVACHILALPNSSQPNLNAWLTKIEQSVAVHDEDVYFVGHSLGCITVLRHLERMDQTIGGVVLVAGFAGAVPLLPQLDEFTAQPLNTAHLRQLIKQRSVIAADNDATIPFALTESLSQQLDAQFLIVKNGGHFLLGEGFDTLPVVLDELRRMFELARLKSPTHP